In Acidimicrobiia bacterium, the DNA window CTACTACATTATGATTTTCATAAATCGTAAAGTAGTGCGCAATGTGCCCGAGTGGCGGAATGGCAGACGCGAGCGGCTTAAAACCGCTTGCTCGAAAGGGCGTGCGGGTTCGAGTCCCGCCTCGGGCACAAATTAATACTTTCCAAGGTCGAACCTACGACGTTCGACCCATTACTGTTCGAGTACACAAATTATTTGCTAATTTTATTGTGCGACACGATGGACTTGAACATTAATGTATGTATTTGAAGATAAAAAAGTTCATACAAGCTTTCAAAATTTTCATTTCATAGTAATTAAAAAATTTTTAATTGATGATACTCCAAAAAATATAAATACATAAATCGCAATTCGAATAGAAATAATTATAGGAATTTAATATGATTTTTAATCAAAAATTAGCCAAATTACTATAGAGAAATGTCTCATATTTCTGATTTTTGCGATCAAGAATCCAATATTTTTTAAAATAATAGTAGTACATAGTACAACTCTTAGGACATAATGCACATTTTTCTATAAATGCAGGTGGTTGTCCAATTAAAAGCTTAAATTGGGCTATATATAGTGTTATATCGTGACATTTAGTGCATGGCTACACTTGTAATTCAGAATCTCAACATGTTAACTTCTTCATTGTCCTATTTGTACACAGCCCGTGTTTGGTGAGTTTGGTTTAGGGGAATCGAACCCAAGTACGGAGATAAATAGACCGGCTGCCCATTACGCAGCATGATGATAAACCCACACATTCGTGTTCGAACATTTCTATGTCCGTGCGCGCTTAAACAGAAAACATAGAGAAAGGACAAGCATGTACGTTAAGTCATACGGTGTAGTCAATCAATCTTCAAATTCTAAACAGAGCTTGTCTCCTAAGCTCGGGCTGAAACCTCGGGGACACGCGTTAGGTTCCCAACAACGTTTGTCCCACCTAGGTAATACAATCGGAAAATTAAATAGGTTTGCACTTATTGTAATTCTTACCTTTGCTTTAATCACTACAGCATTCGCAGCTGCAAAACTCTCCAAAGCAGATGCACATATTCAAGGTGCAATAAACTCTTTCGGAGCTGCACAATATTACGGTAATCCAGGTGTTGGTGCTGGCGAAGAGGTTGCTGGTATTGATTCGGTTAATTCTGGATCAGGCTATTGGACAACAACAAATACTGGTCGCGTATCAGCATTTGGCCAAGCAATTAGCTATGGTGATCTAGCAGGCAGAAATATAAGAAACATTGTAAGTATCGTTGCTACACGCACCAATAATGGATATTGGTTGTTAGGTTCTGATGGTGGAGTTTTTACTTTTGGTGATGCTCAGTTTTCAGGTTCAGCAGTTGGAGCTAATAATAGAAACGCACCTTTCGTAGCTCTTATACCTTCGAGATCTGCACGTGGATACAATATCGTTGATGCTAGCGGAGCGGTGTTTACTTTTGGCGATGCTCAGTACTATGGTGGAGCAAACGGTATAACTTCAGGCGATAGAATTGTCGATGTAACTTCGTCAGCTACTGGTGAAGGATATATCATGGTTGCATCTAAAGGTGGAGTATTTGCTTTTGGCGATGCTCAATTTTATGGCGCACTTGATAAGTCACAATTAAATGAATCTGCAGTTTCAATAGAATTAACAAATAATGGAACTGGCTATCTCATATTGGCTGACGATGGTGGTGTGTTCACCTTCGGTGCAGCTTCATTCCATGGATCAGCAGTAGAGGATATAAAATCTAGAGTTCCGTCGACCGATATCGCAGTTTATGCAAACGGCAAAGGATACTGGGTTGTAAATGGAATCACTAGATCAGCAAGAGCTACTAGGACAGCTAGCGGTTATGGTGCTGATGTGTGGGCAAAACTAAGAAATTGCGAATCACATGGTAATTATCAGTCAAACACCGGAAATAGCTTTTATGGTGCATATCAGTTTACAGCTTCTACGTGGAACTCAATGGGCACAGGCTATCCATATGCACATATGGCACCTCCAGAGGTCCAAGATGATGCGGCACTTAGATTACAACAGCGTGCAGGTTGGGGCCAATGGCCACTATGCTCTAAGGTGGCACTAAGGTAGTGAATTAATATATCGATTCTGGGATAATACCTAGAAATCAACAGGACGCGTCGTGTAATGGTCTACTTCTTGAGGGTGTGACTTTTACACGGCGCTAATTTTTTATACCCTACCTGTTGCTAAGCCACACAATATTTGAGGTCGGGGAACCCTTGACTTTCAATAATTGACATAGGTTCTGTTGATGAAAAATAGTTTGCAATTCCTACACTTAACATAATTATAATTACACCAATAAGTTGGTATGCATTTATAATTTGAACTAATAACATCCATCCAAAAAGACAACTAAATAAAGTACCGAAAGGTACAAACAATCCGTTGAGCGTGAGAGATGATATCTTCTGTGTCTTTGAATAAACAACGTCGCCTATCGTTCCAACGGCACATGCAATAGTCAATAAAAATATTTGGGTAAAGCTTGGTGTAATCTTCGTTGTAATAGTGTGCATTGAAATTAATATGTACAAAAAAGGTAATGAGAGCAAACCTGTCCAGCCATGCATATACGTAATATGATTTGTAGTTGGCATAACAAAAACACTTAAGGCGCCAATAGTATTAAATACTCCAACATTTAAAAATAGGAATGTATAAAAGGCTAGCCCAAGAGATATAACTATAGAGATAGAATATATGAGGCTTATACGGGATTCTTTCTAACTTAAAGGGATCTTATTGTATTTACAATATGAAAAAAAACTTAAAAAAGAAAAAGGTGCTTGAAAAGTTATTCCAGCAGGACCAAATTTTGCAGAAGCACAAAATACGCTATAAATTGACCAGGTTGCATACGTTGTTAATAGACCTAAAACGGGTTTCATTTTCTTCATTGCCAAAGGGTCAACCATGGAAATACTTTTAAGCTATAAAAACTATTTTTTTCTAAATCTATTGAACAGGATAATTACTATTCGCCATATTTACAAAATTACCAAAACTTGGAGTCGTCCAACGTAATACTTTTGCGATTTTTTTAGACACTTCATGCCACTTGTTAACATCAAAACCATTTACTATATTAGCTACTGATGTATCTTGTCTTACATGAACTATTGCTGGCAGTGAAGTTATGCCTAAAGCCTTACACACTTCAAAATCTGGATCAACAAAATATTGAAAGTTAATATTCATAGATTCTTTAACAAGTTCAGCTCCTCTGATATCTCCTGGTATCAATATTGCGCATCGAGCGTCAGAATCACCGAAAGTTTTAAATATGGAACTGATTACACCTTCATATTCTTTAGCCTCACCGCGAGCAGGTAGTGCAATCCACACTTGAGTAAACATGGTTGTTAAATCATCTAAAGTTCTTGTAGTTCCATTTAAGGAAGTAATTTCTAAAGTAGGATTCGTAGTAGATGTCATTCTTATAGATTAGCGTTTTTTGTGTACAAATTCCTTTTTAAGTTTAAGAAAAATTGATATACTTCGATTACTAGCTTTTTAGTTTGGAGAAAAATGAAGCATTATGATGTGGCAGTAATTGGTGGTGGAATCCACGGTTTATCGAGTGCATATGCAATATCGAAACAAGGCAAATCAGTGGTGCTTTGCGAACAATTTGAATTTGGACATTTACGTGGCGCATCGCATGGGCCAACTCGAATTTTTCGCATGTCATATGATGATTCTGATTATGTATCCATGGCACTTAACTCGCTGGGGATGTGGAGAAAATTAGAAGAAGAAGCAGGTGTGAGCTTGCTTGATTTAAATGGATGCGTTGATCATGGTAATGCTGAACGTATGTCAAAAGTTGTTCTAGCAATGGATTCATGTTCTATATCTAGTGAAATATTGTCACAAGGTGAAGCGAAAGATAGATGGCCAAATTTAGAATTTGATGATGTAATACTATTTCAACCAGGTGGTGGGAGACTATATGCTCGTTCAATATTAACTGCACTCTATGAATTATGTAAGGCAAAGGGTGTTGATTTAGAAGAATTTATGCCTGTAAAGAAAATAGTTAATGATACTAGTGGCAAAATGATTCTTGAATGTGAGAATGAAACTTATAGCGCAGACCAAGTAGTTAGTTGTGCAGGAGCATGGACTTATGAGCTATTAAAAGATAATATAGCTTTATCGGAACCTACAATAACTCAAAGCGATTTGTTGTTTTTTGAAAGTAAAGACCTAGGCGCTATTTGGCCAAATATTAGACATCATTCTGACATTGATTATTTTTCACAAGAAGCACCAGGAGTTGGGATACTTGTTGGTTCAGATAAAACCGGTCAGATTATTAAACATCCAGAAGATAGAGATTTCCTTATTGATCCTGTCAATGGTGTAAAAATTTGTGATTATATTTCGAAGTATATGTCAGGCTTAAAAGAACAGCCAATATCGTCATCTACATATATATCTACATATAATAAATCTGGAGATTTTGTTGTTGACCGAATAGGTAATATAGTTCTTGTCCAGGCTTGTGAGCAACGTGGCTTTAAGTTCGGACCCTTAATTGGCAAATACACTGCTGATCTTATTAGTGGTAATAAATTTTCACAATTGAGGTTTCGTTTATAAAAAAAGAGGAATCACATTTTAAAATATGAGACCTCTTTTTAATGGCGTAATCGACATTGGGGTGGGAGAGAGACGCCGATTAGCTTTAATATAATATTGCATCATGAGTCACAAAAAAAGAATAGGTCGAAATGTCTATTTTGTCGCGCAGTTTGGTTGATTTTGCGAAATATTAGTCTGTTGACGAACTCAATAATATTACTCTGTTAGTTCTTCATCAGGTATAGGTGTTGGTGTAGGTATAGGCGTAGGCGTAGGCGTAGCGGTAGTAGAGCTGGTAGTGGTGTACGAACTTGATGGGCTTGTTGGTTTCCTCGTGGTGAGTGTTTTTGATTTAGTCTTAGGTGCTACACAGCAACCTGGAACTTTTATTACTTTAATAGCCTCATCATCGTTTATATTATCTAAATTAATTAATGAGGAGATTTTATTAAATATAAAATCACTTAAAATTTTTCCACCATTTACTGAAATATGAACTCCATCGTCTGTTCTAAGTATTTTATTGTTTATTGATTTAACAAATTTATTTCCTGGTGATAAAACTTCGCTAGATTTTATTGTTTCATATGAATTATCATCAGCAAATTTTTGAATTACTGCGTTGATTTTCATAAGATTGGAGTTTAATGTCGAGTTTTGCATATTTGGTGCTAAAACAAAATAAATTGGTTGAGATTTAGTAGAAAAATTTTGTGTGAGTTCGTTGAGCATTTTTGTATAGTTTTGAATATAGTTCTCTGGATCCGACTTAACAACGCTTGCATCATTAGTGCCTACAATAAAGAAATAAATTTCTGGATTGTATTTTGTAGCAATATTTTTTGCTTGCTTATTCCAGTCAAAAAAGTTCGAGTTGGTCAGACCACTAGAAGGTCTAGAATCCCAACTAGCTAATACTTTGCCCGTTTTACTTAGTTTATTTGCGAGTTGTGAACCAAATGCGTCAGCGAGTGAGTCCCCACCTATATATATACGAAGAGGGTTATCTTTATCAAACGAGCGAATGTCGCTTAGATAATTGTCTGATTCTTTGATTACAGTTGAGTTTGTAACAAGTTTTTTTTTAAGGTAGAGCTCTCTAAACTAGGTCTTGGACCTGTTCCTATCTTTACAATGTCAGTTGCAACTAATGCTAAAAAAATACCAATAATAATTGATAAGGTAATTAAGATTATTCTTCGAATCTTATTTCTTTTTTTTCTAAATTCTCGTCGTTTAGATACCGATGCACCACTTACGGAATTGGAGTGTTCATCCGAAAAATTTCGCAAACCTATACCTTGGGAATTCTTAGAGCTCAAAGGTTTATAAAGGTTATCGTCGTAGTTGCTCATATCAGACAATTATACTACGCGATTATATTTTGGTTTAATAATTAAACGACTAATTTTGTTTATGTATTGAATTTATGTAATTTGAATTTTATATAACTCATTATATAGTCCTTTTTTAGCAATAAGTTCTGTATGTTTGCCTGTTTCAACTATCTTGCCGGCTTCTAGAACAATAATTTTATCTGCATTAATAACCGTTGAGAGTCGGTGTGCAATAACAATCGCGCTTCTTTGTTTTAATGCTTCTTCAAATGCTGTTTGAATTAATCCTTCTGTTTCAGAATCTAAATGACTAGTTGCCTCATCTAATATAACAATTGCTGGGTTCTTTAATAACACTCTTGCAATTGCGAGCCTTTGTTTCTCGCCACCCGATAAACGATATCCTCGTTCGCCAACTAAGGTGTCATATTTATCTGGTAACGAATCAATCAAATTATGTATTTGAGCGCGCTTGGCAGCATCGATCATTTCATCTAGGGTTGCATCTGGTTTTGCATAAGAAAGGTTCATACCAATTGACTCATGAAATAAATGAGGATCCTGTGTAACGACACCGATTGTGTCTTTAATTGATTCAAACGAAAGTTCTTTAACATCAACTCCATCGATCAAAATCGAACCACTAGATACTTCATACATTCTTGCAAGAAGCATTGCGGTTGTAGTCTTGCCAGCACCCGATGGACCAACTAGCGCAATGGTTTGACCAGGTTCAACACTAAAACTAATATCGCTAAGTATTTGTGCTTCTTGCTCAATAGCTTGATTTGGGTTGTCTTCTTCTAGCGATGGGAGTGTAATAAGCTCGACTTTTGGGTGAGTAAACGAAACATTCTTATATTCAATTTTACCTTTTGGATTCTTTAAAGTTATCGGGTTCTCTATCTCAGTTATAAGTGGTTTGAAATCAAGTATTTCAAAAACCCGGTCAAAACTAACCATTGCACTTAAAACGTCTACGCGAGCATTTGTTAATTGGG includes these proteins:
- a CDS encoding transglycosylase family protein gives rise to the protein MVASKGGVFAFGDAQFYGALDKSQLNESAVSIELTNNGTGYLILADDGGVFTFGAASFHGSAVEDIKSRVPSTDIAVYANGKGYWVVNGITRSARATRTASGYGADVWAKLRNCESHGNYQSNTGNSFYGAYQFTASTWNSMGTGYPYAHMAPPEVQDDAALRLQQRAGWGQWPLCSKVALR
- a CDS encoding FAD-dependent oxidoreductase, whose amino-acid sequence is MKHYDVAVIGGGIHGLSSAYAISKQGKSVVLCEQFEFGHLRGASHGPTRIFRMSYDDSDYVSMALNSLGMWRKLEEEAGVSLLDLNGCVDHGNAERMSKVVLAMDSCSISSEILSQGEAKDRWPNLEFDDVILFQPGGGRLYARSILTALYELCKAKGVDLEEFMPVKKIVNDTSGKMILECENETYSADQVVSCAGAWTYELLKDNIALSEPTITQSDLLFFESKDLGAIWPNIRHHSDIDYFSQEAPGVGILVGSDKTGQIIKHPEDRDFLIDPVNGVKICDYISKYMSGLKEQPISSSTYISTYNKSGDFVVDRIGNIVLVQACEQRGFKFGPLIGKYTADLISGNKFSQLRFRL
- a CDS encoding EamA family transporter; the protein is MPTTNHITYMHGWTGLLSLPFLYILISMHTITTKITPSFTQIFLLTIACAVGTIGDVVYSKTQKISSLTLNGLFVPFGTLFSCLFGWMLLVQIINAYQLIGVIIIMLSVGIANYFSSTEPMSIIESQGFPDLKYCVA